A genomic region of Magnolia sinica isolate HGM2019 chromosome 6, MsV1, whole genome shotgun sequence contains the following coding sequences:
- the LOC131248286 gene encoding uncharacterized protein LOC131248286 isoform X5, with protein sequence MDSNQLMDSLTAHIALYHSSISPSSSNLSNPRNSILRWFSSLSIPHRQSTLSITDRDFLLLLLQMRSHLRSRGHGLFLVLPDLPSSRFPSLPSLCYRRSRGLLSRSSASNLLEHSLSRSVLVFSSKEGEPVRPIQPLDSITVSEDFVSDLDRFVNVMDGVSDGGFLRGDEGGALGSTWQELPWLKAKGYYSLEAFVANRLELALRLSWLNCCTGKKRGVKVKEKAGAAGVAANLFWRKKGCLDWWDGLDPGIRKKIFRMVLGKRAKCLANEVIKGANDALKDEMGFLNVGAEQPLRYGPTPSCQSSMKALSGTDADVCLGIIPASISGKPTSLSNAVNGLLVLQEMSAMILAYQHGEIEKEKLFFSTLGSVHTVSDFLFRRLRGFLMVLSSDYIKRELLGDDDLKAPMNKSKEKSGGGSRKGKNKGRNTKKLHPVQKSSRPDIALQKHSEEHGCVSASRVDNNSRLGYLQNATSVEANGKPVTVNGCILQRELCKETSLSSIKEVRPKGSVNGKVQTTEKKSRKESNINKKSSLEETVKIGYPEENITENISSSVIIQSEPAAPSGLVDPSAVHHLSNDYSISGELCSPPNSSLCNATCEPTMEDGSEVSKNIQEHSVIAAAAGSFRFHSECSQTRNTLESGDLLKPDLLDPGKGEGLLLKDSSKSSSSSQNNSMHDDRKVCSCITSSNGDASGGTSDLKSLSTSPAKEHDIIPTDEGLKHQNSGCLNESASQPAVFPKSDEAALPNDENAPLQKEGGDCYVHEQTSSFGGMSYEWPSLAPFYFPSSNSQHLPPATDRLHLDVGQNWCNHAYQSFVSTRHCARNVSLEGGRTRIMPSRTLPMSLDWPPMVRSASRLVPSVTCSYDSGLVPRLQSPFHAGFTAHGVHLNGMKDEDERKYSGDVMDFCDLKNADLTDDSDSHWVAEEEYEVHAFSGRDYNQFFGGGVMYWNTSDHAGTGFSRPPSLSSEDSSWAWREADLNRAIDDMVGLPASYSSNGLASSPPAGPFCSPFDPLVPGHQPLGGYVMPGSDATGKVLHSSSTVADLPEEKVSGSLTSSPAGVVEGMTGDTLPYPILRPIIVPGLSRERSRSEFKVNHDRKSPCVPHTRRETPRIKRPPSPVVLCVPRAPRPPPPSPVGESRKQRGFPTVRSGSSSPRQLGMRSWYHEGISCDEARLCVDGAEVVWPSWGNKSLAANSMIKPLPGALLQDHLIAISQLALDQEHPDVALPLQPPDLLNCPTRKMSLSVMHSLLHEEIDSFCKQVAAGNLIKKPYINWAVKRVARSLQVLWPRSRTNIFGSNATGLALPTSDVDLVVCLPPVRNLEPIKEAGILEGRNGIKETCLQHAARYLANQEWVKSDSLKTIENTAIPVIMLVAEVPHDVIASRESISISHTSEVESAPMTGEQGSVNHSDMSGSENSLLPLCSKMENDDSMDMKSVRLDISFKSPSHTGLQTTELVRELTEQFPAAVPLALVLKQFLADRSLDHSYSGGLSSYCLVLLITRFLQHEHHLGRHINQNLGSLLMDFLYFFGIDPIHIDDPLYPTNNVGRNCFRIHQCIKLKVVNHWHVNLL encoded by the exons ATGGATTCCAACCAGCTCATGGACTCTCTCACTGCTCACATCGCTttataccattcatccatctctccttcttcctcaAATCTCTCAAACCCTAGGAATTCTATCCTCCGTTGGTTCTCCTCTCTCTCAATCCCCCACCGTCAATCCACTCTCTCTATCACGGACCGCgatttcctcctcctcctcctccagaTGCGGTCCCACCTCCGATCACGTGGCCACGGCCTTTTCCTTGTCCTCCCCGATCTTCCCTCCTCTCGCTTCCCTTCCCTCCCCTCCCTCTGCTACCGCCGCTCCCGTGGCCTCCTCTCCCGCTCTAGCGCCTCTAACCTCTTAGAGCATTCCCTCTCCCGTTCTGTCCTCGTCTTCAGCTCCAAGGAAGGTGAGCCCGTCAGGCCAATCCAGCCGCTCGATTCGATCACCGTCTCGGAGGATTTTGTTAGCGATCTGGATCGGTTTGTCAATGTGATGGACGGGGTTTCTGATGGAGGCTTCCTGAGGGGGGATGAGGGTGGGGCGTTGGGGTCCACGTGGCAGGAGCTGCCATGGTTGAAGGCGAAAGGTTATTATAGCTTGGAGGCGTTCGTGGCCAATCGGTTGGAGCTGGCATTGAGGCTGTCGTGGTTGAATTGCTGCACGGGGAAGAAGCGCGGGGTGAAGGTGAAGGAGAAGGCTGGGGCTGCTGGAGTTGCAGCGAATTTGTTCTGGAGGAAGAAGGGGTGCTTGGATTGGTGGGACGGGTTAGACCCTGGAATTAGAAAGAAGATTTTTAGAATGGTTTTGGGCAAACGGGCAAAATGCCTG GCAAATGAGGTTATTAAAGGGGCAAACGATGCTTTGAAGGATGAAATGGGGTTCCTAAATGTTGGAGCAGAACAGCCTCTGAGATATGGCCCAACTCCATCATGTCAAAGTTCCATGAAGGCACTCTCAGGAACTGATGCGGATGTTTGCTTGGGGATCATTCCTGCCTCTATTTCTGGAAAGCCTACTTCCTTGTCCAATGCCGTCAATGGATTGCTTGTCCTTCAGGAGATGTCTGCTATGATATTAGCATATCAACATGgtgaaattgaaaaagaaaaattattttttagtaCATTGGGTTCTGTACATACTGTTTCAGATTTCTTATTCAGGAGATTGCGAGGGTTTCTCATGGTGTTGTCAAGTGATTATATAAAGCGTGAACTTCTTGGAGATGATGATTTGAAGGCCCCAATGAATAAATCCAAGGAGAAATCTGGTGGAGGATCTAGGAAAGGAAAGAACAAAGGCCGCAACACGAAAAAGTTACATCCTGTGCAAAAATCTTCCAGGCCTGATATTGCTCTTCAAAAACATTCCGAg GAGCATGGATGTGTATCGGCCAGTAGAGTGGACAATAACTCGAGGCTTGGGTATCTGCAGAATGCTACTTCTGTGGAGGCTAATGGAAAGCCTGTGACAGTTAATGGTTGCATTCTTCAGAGGGAACTTTGCAAGGAGACCTCACTGTCAAGCATTAAGGAG GTACGTCCAAAAGGATCTGTTAATGGAAAGGTCCAAACTACCGAAAAGAAGAGCAGGAAAGAGAGCAACATTAATAAAAAATCCAGCTTAGAAGAAACTGTTAAAATTGGGTATCCTGAAGAGAACATCACGGAGAATATTTCTTCATCCGTTATTATACAAAGCGAGCCTGCAGCACCCAGTGGGTTAGTTGATCCTTCAGCTGTTCATCATCTGTCAAATGATTATTCAATCAGTGGTGAACTGTGTTCGCCACCAAATTCAAGTCTTTGTAATGCTACTTGTGAGCCTACTATGGAGGATGGTTCTGAAGTGAGCAAAAACATCCAGGAGCATTCTGTCATTGCTGCTGCTGCAGGGAGCTTTCGTTTCCATTCAGAGTGTTCTCAGACTCGAAACACATTGGAAAGTGGTGACTTGCTGAAGCCTGATTTGTTGGATCCAGGAAAGGGTGAGGGGTTACTGCTGAAGGATTCATCTAAATCTTCTAGCTCTAGTCAAAACAACAGCATGCATGATGACAGGAAGGTCTGCAGTTGCATTACTTCCTCCAATGGTGATGCTTCTGGCGGCACTTCTGATTTGAAATCTTTGTCTACTTCACCTGCAAAGGAGCATGATATCATCCCTACTGATGAGGGGCTCAAGCATCAGAATTCTGGATGCTTAAATGAAAGTGCGTCTCAGCCAGCTGTCTTTCCAAAATCAGATGAAGCTGCTCTCCCAAACGATGAAAATGCACCACTTCAGAAGGAAGGAGGAGATTGTTATGTCCATGAACAAACTAGTTCCTTTGGAGGTATGTCGTATGAGTGGCCAAGCTTAGCACCATTTTATTTCCCATCATCCAACTCACAGCATCTCCCGCCCGCCACAGATAGATTGCATTTGGATGTTGGTCAGAATTGGTGTAATCATGCATATCAGTCTTTTGTGTCTACGAGGCATTGTGCAAGGAATGTTTCATTAGAAGGTGGACGCACCCGGATTATGCCCTCTCGAACACTGCCAATGAGCTTAGATTGGCCCCCAATGGTTAGAAGTGCAAGTAGATTGGTTCCATCAGTGACTTGTAGCTATGATTCTGGACTTGTCCCTAGGCTGCAGTCTCCTTTTCATGCAGGTTTTACAGCTCATGGAGTGCATCTTAATGGAATGAAGGATGAGGATGAAAGGAAGTACTCTGGGGATGTCATGGACTTCTGTGACTTGAAAAATGCAGATCTGACAGATGATAGTGACAGCCATTGGGTAGCTGAGGAAGAGTATGAGGTGCATGCATTTTCTGGAAGGGATTATAATCAATTTTTCGGAGGCGGAGTGATGTACTGGAATACTTCTGATCATGCAGGCACGGGCTTCTCGCGTCCTCCTTCTCTAAGCTCAGAAGATAGCTCCTGGGCTTGGCGTGAAGCAGATCTGAATAGAGCTATTGATGATATGGTTGGCTTGCCTGCTTCTTATAGTTCAAATGGTCTGGCTTCTTCTCCACCTGCTGGTCCCTTTTGTTCACCTTTTGATCCTTTGGTACCTGGACACCAGCCCCTTGGTGGTTATGTTATGCCAGGAAGTGATGCCACGGGGAAGGTACTGCATTCCTCATCAACAGTGGCAGACCTGCCAGAAGAGAAAGTCTCTGGATCTTTGACCAGTTCGCCTGCTGGTGTTGTAGAAGGAATGACCGGCGATACGCTTCCATACCCAATTTTACGGCCTATTATAGTTCCAGGTTTATCAAGGGAGAGGTCAAGATCAGAGTTCAAGGTTAATCATGACCGTAAAAGCCCATGCGTGCCTCATACTAGGAGGGAAACCCCTCGGATCAAGCGACCACCATCACCTGTTGTACTTTGTGTTCCACGAGCTCCACGACCTCCTCCGCCCTCTCCTGTTGGTGAATCTAGAAAACAGAGAGGCTTCCCAACTGTGAGGTCTGGCAGCTCTAGCCCAAGGCAGTTGGGCATGAGAAGTTGGTACCATGAAGGAATTAGTTGTGACGAAGCTCGCCTTTGTGTAGATGGTGCTGAAGTTGTTTGGCCTTCGTGGGGAAACAAAAGCCTTGCTGCAAACTCAATGATTAAACCTCTACCAGGGGCATTGTTGCAAGATCACTTGATTGCAATCTCCCAACTAGCTCTTGATCAGGAACAT CCAGATGTTGCCTTGCCTTTGCAACCTCCAGACTTACTTAATTGTCCTACTCGTAAGATGTCTTTATCTGTGATGCATAGTCTTCTCCACGAGGAAATCGATTCTTTTTGCAAGCAG GTTGCTGCTGGCAATCTAATTAAGAAGCCCTACATTAATTGGGCTGTCAAGAGGGTTGCACGATCTCTCCAAGTACTTTGGCCTCGTTCCAGGACAAATATCTTTGGTTCAAATGCAACCGGTCTGGCTCTTCCGACTAGTGATGTTGATCTTGTGGTTTGTCTCCCTCCAGTGCGGAATTTG GAACCTATTAAAGAAGCTGGAATTTTGGAGGGACGTAATGGTATTAAAGAAACATGCCTCCAG CATGCAGCTAGATACCTTGCCAACCAGGAGTGGGTTAAAAGTGACTCTCTTAAAACGATAGAGAATACAGCC ATACCTGTTATCATGCTAGTGGCTGAAGTTCCACATGATGTTATTGCTTCTAGAGAGAGTATTTCCATTTCACATACATCAGAAGTTGAATCAGCCCCCATGACTGGTGAACAAGGCAGTGTTAATCATTCTGACATGTCGGGTTCAGAAAATTCCTTGTTGCCATTGTGCTCAAAAATGGAAAATGATGACAGTATGGATATGAAATCAGTTCGTCTCGACATCAGTTTTAAGTCACCATCGCATACAGGACTCCAAACTACTGAACTG GTTAGAGAGCTAACTGAGCAGTTTCCTGCTGCAGTACCTCTTGCTTTGGTTTTGAAACAGTTCTTGGCAGATCGTAGCTTGGATCATTCATATTCGGGCGGTTTAAGTTCGTATTGTTTG GTGTTATTGATCACACGGTTTCTTCAACATGAGCACCATCTTGGCCGGCATATCAACCAA
- the LOC131248286 gene encoding uncharacterized protein LOC131248286 isoform X7, protein MGFLNVGAEQPLRYGPTPSCQSSMKALSGTDADVCLGIIPASISGKPTSLSNAVNGLLVLQEMSAMILAYQHGEIEKEKLFFSTLGSVHTVSDFLFRRLRGFLMVLSSDYIKRELLGDDDLKAPMNKSKEKSGGGSRKGKNKGRNTKKLHPVQKSSRPDIALQKHSEEHGCVSASRVDNNSRLGYLQNATSVEANGKPVTVNGCILQRELCKETSLSSIKEVRPKGSVNGKVQTTEKKSRKESNINKKSSLEETVKIGYPEENITENISSSVIIQSEPAAPSGLVDPSAVHHLSNDYSISGELCSPPNSSLCNATCEPTMEDGSEVSKNIQEHSVIAAAAGSFRFHSECSQTRNTLESGDLLKPDLLDPGKGEGLLLKDSSKSSSSSQNNSMHDDRKVCSCITSSNGDASGGTSDLKSLSTSPAKEHDIIPTDEGLKHQNSGCLNESASQPAVFPKSDEAALPNDENAPLQKEGGDCYVHEQTSSFGGMSYEWPSLAPFYFPSSNSQHLPPATDRLHLDVGQNWCNHAYQSFVSTRHCARNVSLEGGRTRIMPSRTLPMSLDWPPMVRSASRLVPSVTCSYDSGLVPRLQSPFHAGFTAHGVHLNGMKDEDERKYSGDVMDFCDLKNADLTDDSDSHWVAEEEYEVHAFSGRDYNQFFGGGVMYWNTSDHAGTGFSRPPSLSSEDSSWAWREADLNRAIDDMVGLPASYSSNGLASSPPAGPFCSPFDPLVPGHQPLGGYVMPGSDATGKVLHSSSTVADLPEEKVSGSLTSSPAGVVEGMTGDTLPYPILRPIIVPGLSRERSRSEFKVNHDRKSPCVPHTRRETPRIKRPPSPVVLCVPRAPRPPPPSPVGESRKQRGFPTVRSGSSSPRQLGMRSWYHEGISCDEARLCVDGAEVVWPSWGNKSLAANSMIKPLPGALLQDHLIAISQLALDQEHPDVALPLQPPDLLNCPTRKMSLSVMHSLLHEEIDSFCKQVAAGNLIKKPYINWAVKRVARSLQVLWPRSRTNIFGSNATGLALPTSDVDLVVCLPPVRNLEPIKEAGILEGRNGIKETCLQHAARYLANQEWVKSDSLKTIENTAIPVIMLVAEVPHDVIASRESISISHTSEVESAPMTGEQGSVNHSDMSGSENSLLPLCSKMENDDSMDMKSVRLDISFKSPSHTGLQTTELVRELTEQFPAAVPLALVLKQFLADRSLDHSYSGGLSSYCLVLLITRFLQHEHHLGRHINQNLGSLLMDFLYFFGNVFDPRQMRISIQGSGVYVNRERGYSIDPIHIDDPLYPTNNVGRNCFRIHQCIKAFADAYSVLENELTGLPGSGDPTTMPLVRLLPKIIPSIDSV, encoded by the exons ATGGGGTTCCTAAATGTTGGAGCAGAACAGCCTCTGAGATATGGCCCAACTCCATCATGTCAAAGTTCCATGAAGGCACTCTCAGGAACTGATGCGGATGTTTGCTTGGGGATCATTCCTGCCTCTATTTCTGGAAAGCCTACTTCCTTGTCCAATGCCGTCAATGGATTGCTTGTCCTTCAGGAGATGTCTGCTATGATATTAGCATATCAACATGgtgaaattgaaaaagaaaaattattttttagtaCATTGGGTTCTGTACATACTGTTTCAGATTTCTTATTCAGGAGATTGCGAGGGTTTCTCATGGTGTTGTCAAGTGATTATATAAAGCGTGAACTTCTTGGAGATGATGATTTGAAGGCCCCAATGAATAAATCCAAGGAGAAATCTGGTGGAGGATCTAGGAAAGGAAAGAACAAAGGCCGCAACACGAAAAAGTTACATCCTGTGCAAAAATCTTCCAGGCCTGATATTGCTCTTCAAAAACATTCCGAg GAGCATGGATGTGTATCGGCCAGTAGAGTGGACAATAACTCGAGGCTTGGGTATCTGCAGAATGCTACTTCTGTGGAGGCTAATGGAAAGCCTGTGACAGTTAATGGTTGCATTCTTCAGAGGGAACTTTGCAAGGAGACCTCACTGTCAAGCATTAAGGAG GTACGTCCAAAAGGATCTGTTAATGGAAAGGTCCAAACTACCGAAAAGAAGAGCAGGAAAGAGAGCAACATTAATAAAAAATCCAGCTTAGAAGAAACTGTTAAAATTGGGTATCCTGAAGAGAACATCACGGAGAATATTTCTTCATCCGTTATTATACAAAGCGAGCCTGCAGCACCCAGTGGGTTAGTTGATCCTTCAGCTGTTCATCATCTGTCAAATGATTATTCAATCAGTGGTGAACTGTGTTCGCCACCAAATTCAAGTCTTTGTAATGCTACTTGTGAGCCTACTATGGAGGATGGTTCTGAAGTGAGCAAAAACATCCAGGAGCATTCTGTCATTGCTGCTGCTGCAGGGAGCTTTCGTTTCCATTCAGAGTGTTCTCAGACTCGAAACACATTGGAAAGTGGTGACTTGCTGAAGCCTGATTTGTTGGATCCAGGAAAGGGTGAGGGGTTACTGCTGAAGGATTCATCTAAATCTTCTAGCTCTAGTCAAAACAACAGCATGCATGATGACAGGAAGGTCTGCAGTTGCATTACTTCCTCCAATGGTGATGCTTCTGGCGGCACTTCTGATTTGAAATCTTTGTCTACTTCACCTGCAAAGGAGCATGATATCATCCCTACTGATGAGGGGCTCAAGCATCAGAATTCTGGATGCTTAAATGAAAGTGCGTCTCAGCCAGCTGTCTTTCCAAAATCAGATGAAGCTGCTCTCCCAAACGATGAAAATGCACCACTTCAGAAGGAAGGAGGAGATTGTTATGTCCATGAACAAACTAGTTCCTTTGGAGGTATGTCGTATGAGTGGCCAAGCTTAGCACCATTTTATTTCCCATCATCCAACTCACAGCATCTCCCGCCCGCCACAGATAGATTGCATTTGGATGTTGGTCAGAATTGGTGTAATCATGCATATCAGTCTTTTGTGTCTACGAGGCATTGTGCAAGGAATGTTTCATTAGAAGGTGGACGCACCCGGATTATGCCCTCTCGAACACTGCCAATGAGCTTAGATTGGCCCCCAATGGTTAGAAGTGCAAGTAGATTGGTTCCATCAGTGACTTGTAGCTATGATTCTGGACTTGTCCCTAGGCTGCAGTCTCCTTTTCATGCAGGTTTTACAGCTCATGGAGTGCATCTTAATGGAATGAAGGATGAGGATGAAAGGAAGTACTCTGGGGATGTCATGGACTTCTGTGACTTGAAAAATGCAGATCTGACAGATGATAGTGACAGCCATTGGGTAGCTGAGGAAGAGTATGAGGTGCATGCATTTTCTGGAAGGGATTATAATCAATTTTTCGGAGGCGGAGTGATGTACTGGAATACTTCTGATCATGCAGGCACGGGCTTCTCGCGTCCTCCTTCTCTAAGCTCAGAAGATAGCTCCTGGGCTTGGCGTGAAGCAGATCTGAATAGAGCTATTGATGATATGGTTGGCTTGCCTGCTTCTTATAGTTCAAATGGTCTGGCTTCTTCTCCACCTGCTGGTCCCTTTTGTTCACCTTTTGATCCTTTGGTACCTGGACACCAGCCCCTTGGTGGTTATGTTATGCCAGGAAGTGATGCCACGGGGAAGGTACTGCATTCCTCATCAACAGTGGCAGACCTGCCAGAAGAGAAAGTCTCTGGATCTTTGACCAGTTCGCCTGCTGGTGTTGTAGAAGGAATGACCGGCGATACGCTTCCATACCCAATTTTACGGCCTATTATAGTTCCAGGTTTATCAAGGGAGAGGTCAAGATCAGAGTTCAAGGTTAATCATGACCGTAAAAGCCCATGCGTGCCTCATACTAGGAGGGAAACCCCTCGGATCAAGCGACCACCATCACCTGTTGTACTTTGTGTTCCACGAGCTCCACGACCTCCTCCGCCCTCTCCTGTTGGTGAATCTAGAAAACAGAGAGGCTTCCCAACTGTGAGGTCTGGCAGCTCTAGCCCAAGGCAGTTGGGCATGAGAAGTTGGTACCATGAAGGAATTAGTTGTGACGAAGCTCGCCTTTGTGTAGATGGTGCTGAAGTTGTTTGGCCTTCGTGGGGAAACAAAAGCCTTGCTGCAAACTCAATGATTAAACCTCTACCAGGGGCATTGTTGCAAGATCACTTGATTGCAATCTCCCAACTAGCTCTTGATCAGGAACAT CCAGATGTTGCCTTGCCTTTGCAACCTCCAGACTTACTTAATTGTCCTACTCGTAAGATGTCTTTATCTGTGATGCATAGTCTTCTCCACGAGGAAATCGATTCTTTTTGCAAGCAG GTTGCTGCTGGCAATCTAATTAAGAAGCCCTACATTAATTGGGCTGTCAAGAGGGTTGCACGATCTCTCCAAGTACTTTGGCCTCGTTCCAGGACAAATATCTTTGGTTCAAATGCAACCGGTCTGGCTCTTCCGACTAGTGATGTTGATCTTGTGGTTTGTCTCCCTCCAGTGCGGAATTTG GAACCTATTAAAGAAGCTGGAATTTTGGAGGGACGTAATGGTATTAAAGAAACATGCCTCCAG CATGCAGCTAGATACCTTGCCAACCAGGAGTGGGTTAAAAGTGACTCTCTTAAAACGATAGAGAATACAGCC ATACCTGTTATCATGCTAGTGGCTGAAGTTCCACATGATGTTATTGCTTCTAGAGAGAGTATTTCCATTTCACATACATCAGAAGTTGAATCAGCCCCCATGACTGGTGAACAAGGCAGTGTTAATCATTCTGACATGTCGGGTTCAGAAAATTCCTTGTTGCCATTGTGCTCAAAAATGGAAAATGATGACAGTATGGATATGAAATCAGTTCGTCTCGACATCAGTTTTAAGTCACCATCGCATACAGGACTCCAAACTACTGAACTG GTTAGAGAGCTAACTGAGCAGTTTCCTGCTGCAGTACCTCTTGCTTTGGTTTTGAAACAGTTCTTGGCAGATCGTAGCTTGGATCATTCATATTCGGGCGGTTTAAGTTCGTATTGTTTG GTGTTATTGATCACACGGTTTCTTCAACATGAGCACCATCTTGGCCGGCATATCAACCAA